In the genome of Flavobacterium panacagri, one region contains:
- a CDS encoding efflux RND transporter permease subunit — translation MFKKFIQRPVLSTVISVIIVILGVLGLIELPISQYPDIAPPTVNVAASYTGANADVVLKSIVIPLEEQINGVENMTYMTSTATNDGNASIKVFFKVGTNPDLAAVNVQNRVSRATSLLPVEVTQAGVTVTKSQSSNLLIFSLYSDDKAYDQTFLQNYAKINLVPQIQRVVGVGDVTVFGAKDYSMRIWLKPDVMQQYKLIPSDISAALAEQNIEAAPGKFGENGNQAFQYVIKYKGRLTSAKEFEEIIIKSVGNGQMLRLKDVAKVELGSLSYSSTIKTNGVESAAMAISQTPGSNARDVIINSKKLIEEAAKSFPKGMKYTIMVDVNENLDASIEKVIHTLVEAFILVFIVVFIFLQDFRSTLIPAIAVPVAIVGTFFFLNLFGFTINLLTLFAMVLAIGIVVDDAIVVVEAVHAKLDDGYKSAKKATIHAMDEISGAIISITLVMAAVFIPVTFITGSTGVFYKQFGITLAVAIILSAVNALTLSPALCALLLKPHADDHKHKSFLQRFYTSFNVAFDNVTQRYKRSVSFLSVKKWIALASIIIAGLALVYMMKTTPSAFVPSEDQGTVFANISLPPSASMERSDIIAKRVDSIAKTIPGVKNTLRIVGQNFTAGAGSAYSMVIVKLYPWDQRDLSVDDVIGQLFAKTSGIREASIFFISPPTIQGFGQSGGFEFQLQDKGGHTTAEFFKVNNEFLAKLSERPEIQYATTPFNPGFPQYMMDINLAKAKDAGVSVNTILSTMQGYYGGLYASNFNKFGKQYRVMVQASPEFRANTQGLNKIFVRNSAGNMAPITEFVKMTRVFGPESISRFNLFTSISITGAPKPGYSSGDAIKAIQEVAAENLPAGYGYEFSGLTREELASGSETIFIFVLCLVFVYFLLSAQYESYILPFAVLLSIPFGLAGAYLFSIIFKLNSNIYLQISLIMLIGLLAKNGILIVEFALDRRRKGLPVVQAAIEGAVARLRPILMTSFAFILGLVPLMFASGAGAVGNKSIGTGAVGGMLIGTILGVFVIPVLFIIFQNLQEKISGPAKDGYDDDDDEEEIHLIEAHKE, via the coding sequence ATGTTTAAAAAATTTATACAAAGACCCGTACTCTCGACGGTAATATCTGTTATTATCGTTATTTTAGGTGTTTTAGGCCTAATTGAGTTACCGATTTCCCAATATCCGGATATTGCGCCGCCAACGGTAAACGTGGCAGCGAGTTATACAGGAGCCAATGCGGATGTGGTACTTAAAAGTATCGTAATTCCGCTGGAAGAGCAGATTAATGGTGTAGAAAACATGACTTATATGACTTCTACAGCAACAAACGATGGTAATGCTTCTATTAAAGTTTTCTTTAAAGTTGGAACCAATCCTGATTTAGCTGCGGTAAACGTTCAGAACAGAGTTTCCAGAGCAACAAGTTTATTACCTGTCGAGGTAACGCAGGCTGGGGTTACTGTAACCAAAAGTCAGAGTAGTAACTTATTGATTTTCTCTTTATATAGTGATGATAAAGCTTACGACCAGACGTTTCTTCAAAACTATGCTAAAATCAATCTTGTACCACAGATTCAGCGTGTAGTTGGAGTAGGAGATGTGACCGTTTTTGGTGCAAAAGATTACTCAATGAGAATTTGGCTGAAACCAGACGTAATGCAGCAATATAAATTGATTCCGAGCGATATTTCGGCAGCATTAGCAGAGCAGAATATAGAAGCAGCTCCAGGTAAATTTGGAGAAAACGGAAATCAGGCATTTCAATATGTTATTAAGTACAAAGGACGTTTAACATCGGCTAAAGAATTCGAGGAGATTATCATTAAATCTGTTGGAAATGGACAGATGCTGCGACTTAAAGATGTGGCTAAAGTAGAGTTAGGATCTTTAAGTTATTCTTCCACAATTAAAACAAACGGTGTAGAATCTGCAGCAATGGCAATCAGCCAGACTCCAGGATCAAATGCACGTGATGTAATTATCAATTCTAAAAAATTAATTGAAGAAGCGGCAAAAAGCTTTCCAAAAGGTATGAAATATACCATCATGGTAGATGTCAACGAAAACTTAGATGCTTCTATTGAGAAAGTAATTCACACTTTGGTTGAAGCATTTATCTTAGTTTTCATCGTAGTTTTTATTTTCCTTCAAGATTTTAGATCGACTTTAATTCCAGCAATTGCAGTTCCGGTTGCGATTGTGGGTACGTTCTTCTTCCTGAATTTATTCGGATTCACGATCAACTTATTGACACTTTTTGCGATGGTACTCGCTATTGGTATTGTGGTCGATGATGCGATTGTCGTCGTCGAGGCCGTCCACGCCAAATTGGATGACGGATACAAATCGGCTAAAAAAGCGACTATTCATGCAATGGATGAAATTTCGGGAGCGATTATTTCGATTACATTGGTAATGGCAGCGGTATTTATTCCAGTAACCTTTATTACGGGATCAACAGGGGTTTTCTACAAACAGTTTGGTATTACACTGGCTGTAGCGATTATTCTTTCGGCAGTAAATGCCTTGACATTAAGTCCTGCTTTGTGTGCGCTTTTATTGAAACCACATGCTGACGATCACAAACATAAAAGCTTTTTACAGCGTTTTTATACATCATTTAACGTTGCATTTGATAATGTAACGCAGCGATACAAACGTTCTGTAAGTTTCCTTTCTGTTAAAAAATGGATTGCTTTAGCTTCTATTATCATTGCTGGTTTGGCATTGGTTTATATGATGAAAACTACGCCGTCTGCTTTCGTTCCTTCGGAAGATCAGGGAACAGTTTTCGCGAATATCAGCTTACCGCCATCAGCTTCTATGGAGCGTTCGGATATTATTGCCAAAAGAGTCGATAGTATTGCGAAGACAATTCCTGGAGTAAAAAATACACTTCGAATTGTTGGGCAGAACTTTACAGCTGGAGCAGGTAGTGCTTACAGTATGGTAATCGTGAAATTATATCCTTGGGATCAGCGTGATTTAAGTGTTGATGATGTAATCGGACAGCTTTTTGCTAAAACAAGCGGTATTCGTGAGGCTAGTATATTCTTTATTTCGCCGCCAACTATTCAAGGTTTTGGACAAAGTGGTGGATTCGAATTCCAATTACAGGATAAAGGAGGGCATACTACTGCTGAATTCTTCAAAGTAAATAACGAATTCTTAGCGAAGTTATCTGAACGTCCAGAAATTCAGTACGCAACAACGCCTTTCAACCCTGGATTCCCTCAGTATATGATGGATATTAATTTAGCGAAAGCGAAAGATGCGGGAGTTTCTGTAAATACAATTCTTTCAACAATGCAAGGTTATTACGGAGGATTGTATGCTTCCAACTTCAATAAGTTCGGAAAACAATACCGTGTAATGGTTCAGGCTTCTCCAGAGTTTAGAGCGAATACGCAGGGATTGAATAAAATCTTTGTTCGTAACAGCGCTGGAAATATGGCACCAATTACTGAGTTTGTAAAAATGACGAGAGTTTTTGGGCCAGAATCTATTTCGAGATTTAACTTATTTACGTCAATTTCGATTACGGGAGCACCAAAACCAGGTTATAGTTCTGGAGATGCGATTAAAGCAATTCAGGAAGTTGCTGCAGAAAATCTTCCAGCGGGTTATGGTTATGAATTCTCTGGATTAACCCGTGAGGAATTAGCTTCTGGAAGTGAAACGATATTCATTTTCGTGCTGTGTTTGGTGTTCGTTTATTTCTTATTAAGTGCGCAGTACGAAAGTTATATTCTGCCATTTGCGGTATTATTGTCAATTCCGTTTGGATTAGCTGGAGCTTATTTGTTCTCGATTATTTTCAAATTGAATAGTAACATTTACTTACAGATTTCCTTAATCATGTTGATTGGACTTCTCGCCAAGAACGGTATTTTGATTGTCGAATTTGCCTTAGACAGAAGACGAAAAGGACTGCCAGTTGTGCAAGCTGCAATTGAAGGAGCAGTAGCACGTTTACGTCCAATTTTGATGACTTCATTCGCCTTTATTTTAGGATTAGTTCCATTGATGTTTGCTTCTGGAGCGGGAGCTGTTGGTAACAAATCGATTGGTACTGGAGCTGTTGGAGGTATGTTAATAGGAACCATTTTAGGGGTTTTCGTAATTCCAGTTCTATTTATCATTTTCCAAAACTTACAGGAAAAGATAAGTGGCCCAGCGAAAGATGGTTATGACGATGACGACGATGAAGAGGAAATTCATTTAATAGAAGCTCACAAAGAGTAA
- a CDS encoding efflux RND transporter periplasmic adaptor subunit yields MNKQSFLSILAAAFIIASCGKNDKSAQAGGAPQIKEYKTVTLQQESATLNSDFPASIQGQQNIEIRPRVEGYIDKIFVDEGAVVKAGQPLFKISAPEYEQQVRTATASIKSAQADLSSAKLAVNKVKPLVEKGIISKYDLESAQYTYESALAALAQANAALVNAKVNLGYTTVTSPVNGVVGSIPFRLGSLVSSNTTEPLTTVSSIGNVYAYFAMNEKTLLNFTKDSGASLNQKLKSMPAVSLLLSDGSAYDEKGHIETVNGLINTETGTVNVRARFPNPKGIIRSGSSTTVRIPKEVKDGIIIPQSATFELQDKMFAVVLGKDGKTRNANITVLENTAGNYYVVTSGLQAGDEIVLEGVASLKEGTEIKAQKQSPETVYADLK; encoded by the coding sequence ATGAATAAGCAATCATTTTTAAGTATTCTCGCAGCAGCATTTATTATCGCATCTTGTGGTAAAAATGATAAGTCGGCTCAAGCTGGCGGAGCACCGCAGATAAAAGAGTATAAGACTGTGACGTTACAGCAGGAATCAGCGACATTAAACAGCGATTTTCCAGCAAGTATTCAAGGACAGCAAAATATAGAAATCCGCCCAAGAGTTGAGGGGTATATTGACAAAATTTTTGTAGATGAAGGTGCAGTGGTAAAAGCTGGACAGCCTTTATTTAAAATTAGTGCTCCAGAATATGAGCAGCAAGTAAGAACGGCAACTGCAAGTATTAAAAGTGCTCAGGCAGATTTAAGTTCGGCTAAACTGGCTGTGAATAAAGTAAAACCTTTGGTTGAAAAAGGAATCATCAGTAAATATGATTTAGAATCGGCGCAATATACTTATGAGTCAGCTTTGGCGGCTTTGGCTCAGGCAAATGCAGCTTTAGTAAATGCTAAAGTTAATTTAGGATATACTACTGTAACAAGTCCAGTAAATGGAGTGGTAGGTTCTATTCCGTTTCGTTTAGGAAGTTTGGTAAGTTCAAATACTACAGAACCTTTAACCACAGTTTCAAGTATCGGTAATGTGTATGCTTATTTTGCAATGAATGAAAAAACACTATTGAATTTTACTAAAGATTCAGGAGCTTCATTAAACCAAAAATTAAAAAGTATGCCAGCAGTTTCTTTATTGCTTTCAGATGGTTCTGCTTACGATGAAAAAGGACATATTGAAACTGTAAACGGATTAATCAATACTGAAACTGGAACGGTAAACGTTAGAGCGCGTTTCCCAAATCCAAAAGGAATTATCAGAAGCGGAAGCAGTACTACAGTTCGTATTCCAAAAGAAGTAAAAGACGGAATCATTATTCCTCAAAGTGCAACATTCGAACTTCAAGATAAAATGTTTGCAGTTGTTTTAGGAAAAGACGGAAAAACAAGAAATGCTAATATCACAGTACTTGAAAATACGGCAGGAAACTATTATGTAGTAACAAGCGGTTTGCAGGCAGGAGACGAAATAGTTTTAGAAGGAGTAGCTTCTCTAAAAGAAGGAACTGAAATTAAAGCGCAAAAGCAAAGTCCAGAAACAGTTTACGCTGATTTAAAATAA
- a CDS encoding sensor histidine kinase produces MTPNIFRPYLFTGLHILSWVLLGFIMLFYMPLTWNVILPGAFWLWQIIILLLLMVIFYSNARIIVPKTIFKDNISPFMIWALVIIFAMQLIAYFYTSQTDLHNKISLILGFKKYRNPYFDNYVLTLTLLVLGISTSWAMLQYWQKAAQHKQKLEQDKTMAELAMLKAQINPHFFFNSLNSIYSLTYTDIEDSRNALHTLSRMMRYLLYSTEGERTTLLKEVEFLKDFIALMKLRANSKLTITTEIPEKIQDYPIVPMLLLPLVENAFKHGVHATDKSEIHIKLTQQGTDLEFEVENTFFEKVSIPDVGGIGLTNTKRRLHLIYPNHHFMTFGVTPDGTYKIKLKITLEQ; encoded by the coding sequence ATGACACCAAATATTTTTAGACCCTATTTATTTACCGGATTACACATTCTAAGCTGGGTATTATTAGGCTTTATCATGTTGTTTTACATGCCATTAACTTGGAATGTAATACTTCCAGGTGCATTTTGGCTTTGGCAGATTATTATATTGCTCTTATTAATGGTTATTTTTTATTCTAATGCGAGAATCATTGTTCCCAAAACCATCTTTAAAGACAATATTTCTCCTTTTATGATTTGGGCTCTTGTCATCATTTTTGCCATGCAGCTTATTGCTTATTTTTATACATCACAGACCGATCTTCATAATAAAATTAGTTTGATCTTAGGATTCAAAAAATATAGAAATCCTTACTTTGACAATTACGTTTTGACCCTCACTTTGTTGGTTTTAGGAATCAGTACGAGCTGGGCGATGCTTCAATATTGGCAGAAAGCCGCACAGCACAAGCAGAAATTAGAGCAGGACAAAACAATGGCTGAACTGGCAATGCTAAAAGCACAGATTAATCCGCATTTTTTCTTTAATTCCTTAAACAGTATTTATTCTCTGACTTATACTGATATTGAAGATTCTCGAAATGCACTTCATACCTTAAGCCGTATGATGCGTTATTTACTTTACAGTACTGAAGGAGAAAGAACAACTTTATTAAAAGAAGTCGAATTTCTAAAAGATTTTATTGCTTTAATGAAACTGCGTGCTAACAGCAAATTGACTATTACAACTGAGATTCCTGAAAAAATTCAGGATTATCCAATTGTTCCAATGTTATTACTACCTTTAGTAGAAAATGCATTTAAACATGGTGTTCATGCCACTGATAAAAGCGAAATACACATAAAATTGACACAACAAGGAACTGACTTAGAGTTTGAAGTAGAAAATACTTTCTTCGAAAAAGTCTCTATTCCCGATGTAGGAGGCATTGGTTTAACCAATACCAAACGAAGATTGCATCTGATTTACCCCAATCATCATTTTATGACTTTTGGTGTTACTCCAGATGGAACTTATAAAATTAAATTGAAAATAACTTTAGAGCAATGA
- a CDS encoding LytR/AlgR family response regulator transcription factor — translation MTVLRCIAVDDEPLALKLVETFIHQTPFLELITTCDNAVDAMGIIREEKPDVVFLDINMPNLTGMELARLLQDQAGPLPKIVFTTAYNHYAIEGYRVNAVDYLLKPFSYEEFLRAANKVLQLHEEANNNVFQNIAADDEFIFLKVEYQWVRISLKDICYIESLKDYVKVHLEDSQKAVLSLISLKALEEKLPSSKFMRVHRSFIVSLDKISAISKNSIFIDKIEITVGEQYKEAFKTMVDKWLK, via the coding sequence ATGACCGTATTAAGATGTATAGCAGTAGATGATGAACCATTAGCTTTGAAATTGGTTGAAACCTTTATTCACCAGACGCCATTTTTAGAATTGATTACTACCTGTGACAATGCTGTAGATGCAATGGGTATTATTAGAGAAGAAAAACCGGATGTGGTTTTCTTAGATATTAATATGCCGAATTTGACGGGAATGGAATTGGCAAGACTTTTACAAGATCAAGCTGGCCCATTGCCAAAAATTGTTTTTACAACGGCTTACAATCATTATGCTATTGAGGGTTATCGAGTGAATGCTGTAGATTATCTTTTAAAGCCTTTTAGTTATGAAGAATTTCTACGTGCGGCCAATAAAGTGTTGCAATTGCATGAAGAAGCGAATAATAATGTATTCCAAAACATTGCTGCAGATGATGAGTTTATCTTTTTAAAAGTCGAATACCAATGGGTTCGTATTTCTTTAAAAGACATCTGCTATATTGAAAGTTTGAAAGATTATGTAAAAGTGCATCTTGAAGATTCACAGAAAGCTGTACTCTCACTTATATCCCTTAAAGCTTTAGAAGAAAAACTTCCATCTTCAAAATTCATGCGCGTACACCGCTCTTTCATCGTTTCATTAGATAAAATCAGCGCCATCAGTAAAAACTCCATTTTTATCGATAAGATAGAAATTACGGTTGGCGAACAATACAAAGAAGCCTTTAAGACAATGGTTGATAAATGGCTAAAATAA
- a CDS encoding DUF3861 domain-containing protein — translation MEKRSNKYYLTLSLKEYANGETEPAKELGIEFDNHDEIFGIIDRIKEKNIFADDSEAVQFAIGLKLFSEIKIKNRKNPLFDELNEVFPVFMKKLKSL, via the coding sequence ATGGAAAAAAGATCAAACAAATATTATTTAACCTTAAGCCTTAAGGAATATGCAAATGGCGAAACTGAACCTGCAAAGGAATTAGGAATCGAATTTGACAATCACGATGAAATTTTTGGAATCATTGACAGAATCAAAGAAAAGAACATTTTTGCCGACGATTCTGAAGCTGTTCAATTTGCAATCGGACTAAAATTATTCAGCGAAATCAAAATCAAAAATCGTAAAAACCCTCTTTTTGACGAATTAAATGAAGTTTTTCCTGTTTTCATGAAAAAACTAAAAAGTCTTTAA